One part of the Kosmotoga arenicorallina S304 genome encodes these proteins:
- a CDS encoding type II secretion system protein: protein MKRGFSLIEVLLVLAILSIFISSGIFLALKYKELSTSISRTSEIEAVMKLVENHLRHNSRLRDLIGNDDIDDFMISLKSNLNEHYLPLSGFDSFEISSLSYDGVQGYSDLYRFTVAIMDKATNKEVMGYVFISSL from the coding sequence ATTAAAAGGGGATTCTCGTTGATCGAAGTGCTATTGGTTTTAGCCATCCTTTCAATCTTCATATCTTCAGGTATATTCCTGGCTCTTAAATACAAAGAGCTTTCAACGAGTATTTCGCGAACCTCAGAAATAGAGGCAGTTATGAAGCTCGTTGAAAACCATTTAAGGCATAACTCGCGCCTTCGCGATCTTATCGGAAATGATGATATTGATGATTTCATGATTTCTTTGAAAAGCAATTTAAATGAGCACTATTTACCCTTATCGGGATTTGATAGTTTTGAAATTAGTTCATTGAGCTATGATGGTGTTCAGGGATATAGCGATCTGTACAGATTTACTGTGGCAATTATGGACAAAGCCACTAACAAGGAAGTGATGGGATATGTTTTCATATCATCACTTTAA
- a CDS encoding prepilin-type N-terminal cleavage/methylation domain-containing protein: MERRRGFSLTEVLVAMAVSSIVLLSVVVVSNLSFKMSNQLKASMELDSEIVKLHTSIQNIISRQWTLVATISEISDLQAPSESSITLISNIPANNQTGWVTAVSTITYDSESRALIYILPKDDSGALINSIIANNIDSFSVSLIPDTDYIKYDATLTYYSPSSLPIAQKHTEGAVRFY, encoded by the coding sequence ATGGAAAGAAGGAGGGGATTTTCACTTACAGAAGTACTTGTTGCAATGGCTGTTTCGAGCATTGTTCTGCTTTCTGTTGTGGTGGTTTCTAATTTGTCTTTTAAAATGTCAAATCAGCTTAAAGCTTCAATGGAACTCGATTCAGAAATTGTAAAACTTCATACTTCAATTCAAAATATCATTTCACGCCAATGGACTTTGGTTGCGACAATTTCGGAAATCTCGGATCTTCAAGCACCTTCTGAAAGCTCAATTACGTTGATATCAAATATACCTGCAAATAACCAGACGGGCTGGGTAACAGCTGTCTCCACTATTACATATGATTCAGAGAGCAGGGCATTAATTTATATTTTGCCAAAAGATGATTCCGGCGCTCTTATCAATTCCATTATTGCAAACAATATAGATTCCTTTAGCGTGAGTCTTATACCTGATACGGATTATATAAAATACGATGCAACACTTACTTATTACAGCCCTTCTTCGTTACCCATAGCACAAAAGCATACAGAAGGGGCGGTGAGGTTCTATTAA